The genomic window CTCTGCGGGCTCGAAACCGAGCCGATGGAGCACGCCCACTACCGGCCGGCTCGACCGGGCGAGCCCTGGTATCCGCCAGGACTGTCCGACCGACGCTGCCACGCATGCGAGACGCTATTGAGATCGCTCTGAGGCGATGCCGGTCCCTGGGTGGCTGGAGGGACGCGGTGGGCGGCCGGAGGGCTATGGCCACCGGCAGTTGCTCGGTGGAGCGCGTCGACGGATATCGAGATGCACCTGGGCCGCACGGTCCGCGAGGCAATGCCGTTCCTGGACGCCGCCGTGGTCGAGGCGTCGATGCGCCTGGTCCGCTCAGTCCTCGTTGCTCTGCAGCATCTCCTTGACCTTGGCGATGGCGAAGCCCCAGCCCTGCTGCACCGTCGGCTTTCCGGGGACGGCCAGCTCCTGAGGATTGGTCAGGACGTCCAGCAGGACCGGCCCTGGGGTGTCGAAGGCCCGGCGGACGCTGTCCTGGAGTTCGGCGGGGTCGGTGACGCGAATGCCGGTGAGCCCCAGGGCGGTGGCGACCGCGGCGAAGTCCGGGTTGTCCAGCTCGGTGCCGAACTCGGTCAGTCCGGCCTGTTCCTGCTCGAGTTTGACCATGCCCAGGCGGCGGTTGTCGAAGACCACGAGCTTCACCGGCAGCTGGTAGGTCCTGATCGTCATGAGGTCGCCGAGCAGCATGCTCAGGCCGCCGTCCCCGCAGAACGCGACGACCTGGCGGTCCGGCGCCCACAGCTGGGCCCCGAGGGCCTGCGGCATGGCGTTGGCCATCGAGCCGAGATTGAAGGAACCCAGCAGGCGCCGCTGCCCGTGCATCGTGACGAACCGGGAGAGCCAGACGGTGGCCATGCCGGTGTCGGAGGTGAAGATCGCGTCCGCGCTCGCGCAGGCGTCCACGGCGGCGGCCAGCGCCTCGGGACGGATCTCGTGGCTGCGGTTGTCCAGCGCGCTGCGCAGCCGTCCGAGCAGGTGCCTGTCGTGGCCGGGGTCGGCGAGGCGCTGCTGCGAGGCGCGCCAGCTGTCGAATCGCTCCCGGGTGGACTCCAGGTGGGAGCGGTCCTTGGCGGCGTCCAGGTGCGGGAGCAGTGCCCGCAGGGTGGCGCCGACGTCGCCGGCCTGGCCCGCGTCGACCGGGATCCGTCGTCCCAGGTTGCTTTCCTGAAGGTCGATCTGGACGACTTTGCAGTCGGTGGGGTACCAGTCGCGGTAGGGGAAGTCGGTGCCGAGCATGATCAGGGTGTCGCAGGTGTCGAGGGCGTAAGCGGCGGCGGGATTGCCGATCAGTCCGGTCTGGCCGACCTGGTACGGGTTCTCGCCCTCGAAGCCCTCCTTGGCCTTGAGGGTGAGGACCATCGGCGCGGCCAGCCGTTCGGCCAGCGCCAGGACCTCCTCGCGTGCGTCGCGGGCGCCGCGCCCGACCAGCAGGGTGGCCTTGGAGCCCGCATTGACGATCTCGGCCGCCTCGCGGATACCCGGCTCATCCGGGCGGGTGACGGGACGGGTACAGGGGAACCGTGCGGGGCGGTCGTCGGTCAGCTCCTGGTCGCCGAGGTCCCCGGGCACCGTCAGGACGGCCACGCCGCCTTCGCTGATCGCGGCGCGGACGGCGGCCTCCAGCATGCGCGGCATCTGGTCCGGGGAGGTGACGGTGTTGCGGTAGACGGCGACGTCGCGGAAGAGCAGGTCGTTGTCGACCTCCTGGAAGTAGTCGCTGCCCAGCTCGGCCAGGGGCACCTGTCCGGCGATGGCGAGGACCGGGGTGCGGCTCTTGGCCGCGTCGTAGAGGCCGTTGAGCAGGTGCACGGAGCCCGGGCCGACGGTGCCCATGCACACGCCCAGGCGTCCGGACAGTTGGGACTGCGCGCCGGCCGCGAACGCGGCGGCCTCCTCGTGGCGGCAGCCGACCCAGGCGACGCCGTCGGTGGTGCGGATGGCGTCGGTGAGCGGGTTCAGCGCGTCGCCGACGACGCCGAACACATGGCGAACGCCCAGTTCCTGCAGGGCGTCGACGATCACTTGGGCAACGGTGCGTGCCATGGGCGGGTCCTCCGGTTCATTCGGTGAAGCACGGCCTCGTGTTCACGCTTCTCATTCGGGCAGGTCGCCCAGTCACGCGGTGAAGTGGTCGGGGTGCGCGGCGTGCCAGTCCTGGGCCCAGGCTTCGGGGGCGTCGTTGATGAGTTGCCCTGGGGCGAGCTGCGGGTACAGCTCGGCGTAGGAGCGGATGGTCTGCGGGTCGATCCTGCGCTGAAGCATGTGCGGGCGCAGCTGGGACGGTTCGTCCACGCCCATGGCCGCCATGATCTGCAGGGCGCTCTTGACCGTCGCCGCCTGGAAGCGCTCGACGCGCTGCGACTTGTCGCCGACGTCCAGCGCCCGGGCCCGGCGCGGGTCCTGCGTGGTCACGCCGGTCGGGCAGGTGTTGGTGTGGCAGCGCTGGGCCTGGATGCAGCCGACGGCGAACATCATGGCCCGGGCGGCGTTGGTGTAGTCGGCGCCTTGGAGCAGCCGCTTGACCACGTCGCCGCCGGTGGCGACCTTGCCGCTGGCGCCGATCCGGATCCGGTCCCGCAGTCCGGCCCCCAGCAGAGCATTGTGGACGGTCATCAGGCCCTCGGTCAGGGGCATGCCCATGTGGTCGGCGAACTCCAGCGGGGCCGCGCCGGTGCCGCCCTCGGCGCCGTCGACGATGATGAAGTCCGGGGTGACGTCCTCCTCCAGCATGGCCTTGCAGACGGCGAGGAACTGGCGGCGGGAGCCGATGCAGAGCTTGAAGCCGGTCGGCTTGCCCTCGGCCAGTTCGCGCATCCGCGCGATGAAGCGGACCAGCTCGCGCGGTGTCGAGAAGGCCTTGTGGTACGGCGGCGAGACGACCGTCCTGCCCTGCGGGACGCCGCGGACCTCGGCG from Kitasatospora sp. NBC_01250 includes these protein-coding regions:
- a CDS encoding thiamine pyrophosphate-dependent enzyme, producing the protein MARTVAQVIVDALQELGVRHVFGVVGDALNPLTDAIRTTDGVAWVGCRHEEAAAFAAGAQSQLSGRLGVCMGTVGPGSVHLLNGLYDAAKSRTPVLAIAGQVPLAELGSDYFQEVDNDLLFRDVAVYRNTVTSPDQMPRMLEAAVRAAISEGGVAVLTVPGDLGDQELTDDRPARFPCTRPVTRPDEPGIREAAEIVNAGSKATLLVGRGARDAREEVLALAERLAAPMVLTLKAKEGFEGENPYQVGQTGLIGNPAAAYALDTCDTLIMLGTDFPYRDWYPTDCKVVQIDLQESNLGRRIPVDAGQAGDVGATLRALLPHLDAAKDRSHLESTRERFDSWRASQQRLADPGHDRHLLGRLRSALDNRSHEIRPEALAAAVDACASADAIFTSDTGMATVWLSRFVTMHGQRRLLGSFNLGSMANAMPQALGAQLWAPDRQVVAFCGDGGLSMLLGDLMTIRTYQLPVKLVVFDNRRLGMVKLEQEQAGLTEFGTELDNPDFAAVATALGLTGIRVTDPAELQDSVRRAFDTPGPVLLDVLTNPQELAVPGKPTVQQGWGFAIAKVKEMLQSNED
- a CDS encoding FMN-binding glutamate synthase family protein; protein product: MWVALLGCVAVVAVVAAALVSPWWWLAAGPLVAVLLLAGWDLLQRRHAILRNYPVLGHLRFALEGIRPEVQQYFVERNVDGRPFDRDTRSIVYERAKGTDAEEPFGTELDLYESGREFLLPSMAPRAVRSDPPRVRIGGPHCSQPYDMALLNVSAMSFGSLSANAVLALNTGAALGGFAHDTGEGGLSEYHLRPGGDLVWEIGTGYFGCRTKDGAFDEKQFAEKAAHPQVKCVSLKLSQGAKPGIGGVLPGAKVNAEIAEVRGVPQGRTVVSPPYHKAFSTPRELVRFIARMRELAEGKPTGFKLCIGSRRQFLAVCKAMLEEDVTPDFIIVDGAEGGTGAAPLEFADHMGMPLTEGLMTVHNALLGAGLRDRIRIGASGKVATGGDVVKRLLQGADYTNAARAMMFAVGCIQAQRCHTNTCPTGVTTQDPRRARALDVGDKSQRVERFQAATVKSALQIMAAMGVDEPSQLRPHMLQRRIDPQTIRSYAELYPQLAPGQLINDAPEAWAQDWHAAHPDHFTA